Proteins encoded in a region of the Synechococcus sp. BIOS-U3-1 genome:
- a CDS encoding ATP-dependent DNA helicase, which produces MDPRDRTSSSSVLSRGMMSMLLRRHPPPAEFGDNELSALKDLVEAMTQALSQGEMSVDLGSGEQEPSGLEAIGWPETHRRVLEASGWLHRDPVLMVMEGDHLLWRRWHQGMETLEQTLIQRSTLPPVGNPHRRHSGNDIKSVALDQQFNLEQLAAVHAVSDHRVVLLSGGPGTGKTSTVRAMLIQAMADREDLRIHLAAPTGKAARRLQDAIRGDQRTSELPCTTLHRLLQARPGGFSRHRRNPLALDLLVVDEASMIDLTLAQALMDALPDTAQLLLVGDANQLPPIGVGAVWQHLQKTDLQLQFGAAAVRLHQVYRNRGDLARLSSLLCRRGAEAFWADLADLDDKADHKAENESDDESNVHQLLSRSSEFPAAVTDAVNQQLENLKSAAHNLKVRPDGSPDPDLAHDLLERLDALIVLCPRRRGLWGVDSLHRQLVSGTDAGDWPEGLPVLCSDNQMELGLANGDLGLCIGSGETRRLLFRCSDDSGNGLYRLLHPARVRRIEPALALTIHKAQGSEADQVVLLWPPCDDASNTALLYTAITRARHQLTVVRLASSKSSGMLGAIDRQGSV; this is translated from the coding sequence ATGGACCCCCGCGATCGGACAAGTTCCTCATCGGTTCTGAGCAGAGGAATGATGTCCATGCTGTTGCGCCGTCATCCACCACCGGCGGAGTTCGGTGACAACGAGCTCAGTGCTCTCAAGGACCTTGTGGAGGCGATGACCCAAGCTCTCAGCCAGGGTGAGATGAGCGTCGATCTTGGAAGCGGCGAGCAGGAACCCAGTGGGCTAGAGGCCATTGGCTGGCCCGAGACCCACCGACGAGTGCTTGAAGCCAGCGGCTGGTTGCACAGAGACCCTGTGCTGATGGTGATGGAAGGAGATCACCTGCTCTGGCGGCGCTGGCATCAAGGCATGGAGACGCTGGAACAGACACTGATCCAACGCAGCACACTCCCTCCCGTCGGCAATCCACACAGACGTCACAGCGGAAATGACATCAAGAGCGTGGCTTTGGACCAACAGTTCAACCTGGAGCAGCTGGCGGCGGTGCACGCCGTCAGCGATCACAGGGTGGTGTTGCTCAGCGGCGGGCCCGGCACCGGCAAAACCAGCACTGTGAGGGCCATGCTGATCCAAGCCATGGCAGATCGCGAGGACCTGCGCATCCATCTGGCTGCTCCGACAGGGAAAGCGGCACGGCGGTTGCAGGACGCGATCCGAGGCGATCAACGCACGTCGGAATTGCCATGCACCACATTGCATCGGTTGCTGCAGGCCAGACCGGGAGGCTTCAGTCGTCATCGCCGAAATCCCCTGGCGTTGGATCTGCTGGTCGTCGACGAAGCGTCAATGATCGACTTAACACTGGCGCAGGCACTGATGGATGCTCTGCCAGACACTGCACAACTACTGCTTGTTGGTGATGCCAACCAGTTGCCACCGATCGGGGTGGGCGCCGTCTGGCAACACCTGCAAAAAACTGACCTCCAGCTTCAATTCGGGGCTGCTGCTGTGCGCCTCCATCAGGTGTACAGAAATCGAGGAGACCTAGCTCGATTGAGTTCCCTGTTATGCCGTCGGGGAGCGGAAGCCTTCTGGGCCGACCTCGCGGATCTCGATGACAAGGCCGATCACAAAGCCGAAAACGAAAGCGATGACGAGAGCAACGTGCATCAATTGCTATCGAGGTCTTCTGAATTTCCAGCTGCGGTCACCGATGCCGTGAATCAGCAGCTGGAGAATCTGAAATCGGCGGCACACAACCTGAAGGTCAGGCCTGATGGATCTCCCGATCCCGACCTGGCCCATGACCTTCTCGAGCGCCTCGATGCCTTGATCGTGCTCTGCCCCCGACGTCGTGGGTTGTGGGGCGTGGACAGCCTTCACCGGCAGCTGGTGTCAGGCACTGATGCCGGTGACTGGCCCGAGGGGCTGCCTGTTCTCTGCAGCGACAATCAAATGGAACTGGGTCTGGCCAACGGCGACCTCGGCCTATGCATCGGCAGCGGTGAGACACGCAGGCTGCTGTTCCGATGCAGTGATGACTCCGGGAACGGTCTTTATCGACTACTCCATCCAGCCAGGGTCCGCCGAATCGAGCCTGCTCTTGCTCTCACCATCCACAAAGCTCAGGGCAGCGAGGCTGATCAGGTTGTGCTTCTGTGGCCACCCTGCGACGACGCAAGCAACACAGCTCTCCTTTACACCGCTATTACCAGAGCTCGTCATCAACTGACCGTGGTCCGACTGGCATCCTCCAAGAGCAGCGGCATGCTTGGGGCGATCGATCGTCAGGGGTCGGTGTGA